In Haliscomenobacter hydrossis DSM 1100, the DNA window CCGAAGTAGCATAACAAACCAAACCTTTTACTTTGTGTAAATTGGGCATCAAACCCACTTTTTGCCCGCCTACACTGTGCCCAAAAATGAGCTTGGGCAATGCTGGAAATCGGTCGTCCAAAAAATTCAGCACCGCGGGCATGTCCTGCTGTCCGTAGTCCAGGTACGAGTAATCGCAGTTCCGCATGTCATTAGGCGCCGATTCACAGGTCCCCCGATAATCATAGACCACGGTGGCAAAGCCGTGCTCCGCCAAAAAATGAGCCATCGGTAAGTAAAACTCTTTTTTAAACCCGGTACCTCCGCTGAGCATCAGCGCCGCATGGGGTTGGGTAGAGGTGCAAAGTATAGCCGCTAAATTTACCCCATCGGCGCATTGGATGCTTACTTTTTCCGCAAGGGTATTGGGGTGTTGGTGTCGAGTGGTACTTGGGATGGAAACAGACATGTGTTTAGGTATTTTATTTATTGATCGTTCGTTAAAATATAGCCGCAAAAAAAATACTCAAACCGCCAGGCGTTCCAAGGCTTGTTTGAGGTATGTTTTATCAGCAAAAATCCGGGTGAGCAGAATGGCTCCCTCCACTTCTTGCACGGCGCGCACCGCCAGCAAATTGGCCTCTTCCAGAGGAAGTTTTTCCGCATAAATCCGGCTGAGGTATTGGATAAACGTGCTGAAAAAATTGCGAACCACGGGTAAAAAAGCGTAATTTTTGCCTACCGATTCCAGGGCGGTGTTGGCCATCAGACAACCATTTGAAAAACCGTCAACATCGTAAAAGCGCTCGATCTTGGCAGCGAGTTTTTGGAGTTTTCCAGCGGTGTCCAATTCGGGGTTCTCCACGATGCGATTGAGCATTTGCGTGAATTGCACGAGCATGTAACTCAGGATTTCCTTCATCAGGTCTTCCTTGTCTTTAAAATAGTAGTAAAAGTGCGATTTGTGCATGCCCAGCGAGGTCGCCAGGTCACCAA includes these proteins:
- a CDS encoding TetR/AcrR family transcriptional regulator, producing the protein MPTIKTSKEEVLQKSMLLIWQKGYHDTSIGDLATSLGMHKSHFYYYFKDKEDLMKEILSYMLVQFTQMLNRIVENPELDTAGKLQKLAAKIERFYDVDGFSNGCLMANTALESVGKNYAFLPVVRNFFSTFIQYLSRIYAEKLPLEEANLLAVRAVQEVEGAILLTRIFADKTYLKQALERLAV